A window of Thermoanaerobaculia bacterium contains these coding sequences:
- a CDS encoding MaoC family dehydratase N-terminal domain-containing protein produces MGLYFEELEDGQAFDCGERTVGDAEIGAFAELSGDRNPLHLDDEYARGTPLGGRVAHGALGIAVATGLMAQAGLTAGTLVALLGLDWRFVAPIRPGDRLHLALRVVARRELPGRDRGVVKFVAELVNQAGVLVQSGEIVELILRKPRRPTVAGSGDPVG; encoded by the coding sequence ATGGGGTTGTATTTCGAGGAGCTCGAGGACGGGCAGGCGTTCGACTGCGGCGAGCGCACGGTCGGGGATGCGGAGATCGGCGCCTTCGCGGAGCTTTCGGGGGACCGCAATCCCCTGCATCTCGACGACGAGTACGCGCGCGGCACGCCGCTCGGCGGCCGGGTGGCGCACGGCGCGCTGGGAATCGCTGTCGCCACCGGTCTGATGGCGCAGGCCGGACTGACGGCCGGGACCCTCGTCGCGCTGCTCGGCCTCGACTGGCGGTTCGTCGCCCCGATCCGGCCGGGAGACCGGTTGCATCTCGCGCTGCGGGTGGTGGCCCGGCGGGAGCTGCCGGGCCGCGACCGGGGGGTGGTGAAGTTCGTGGCGGAACTGGTGAATCAGGCGGGGGTGCTGGTTCAGAGCGGCGAGATTGTCGAGCTGATCCTTCGGAAGCCGCGGCGACCGACGGTCGCGGGGAGCGGGGACCCGGTGGGCTAG